In Candidatus Defluviibacterium haderslevense, the following are encoded in one genomic region:
- a CDS encoding fibronectin type III domain-containing protein, with product MYQVKKHMMAWICLLMTSGLFAQGVAQIDYFTYLTQPLNKLGQQVVDARMDAAQFKEVAPLSLSNKVYSSNTFKNLSKANYLKLDLKQLPQMVADKSEYLSLLLPINDREKVVLDLIRVDLYAEGFHVFISEFPNEAFEYDPGVFYRGVVRGKEGSSTAAISVFNDQIIGMFSTDEGNTVLYPMKDTKEEILIYNDKDITVNMPFNCSTDELSNVLIDPAPKSEMAAGDCIRVYIECDYALFQNKGNVTATTNWITSVYNNVATLYTAESINTTVSEVYVWTTPDAYSKTSSIDALNKFRTDRGTFNGDLAHLAALGGQNIGGVAWVDALCSSYKYAYSNISASYSTVPTYSWTIEVMTHEMGHNIGSNHTQWCGWTGGALDNCYTTEGGCAPGPPPTGGGTIMSYCHLTSYGINFNNGFGTQPGDKIRAEVIAATCLGTSCGGGGGCGVPTGLAISGITQTTATANWNSVSGATSYKFSYKTNAGTTWTTVTTTNPTYNLTGLSAGTLYNTRVKTICGADSSANSATVNFTTSSGGTCGVPTNFAVSNITSNSATSSWSAVSGATSYNFQYKLASSSTWSQANVTVTTVNLTGLSPNTSYTIRVQAVCPSGTSAFTSIITFTTLNTSYCVSKGNNSTYEWIKRVKLGTIDRTSGSDGGYYNGTALSTNIAKSSTQTMNYQAGTTGASGTLYWRVWIDYNRNNVFTDAGEQVISRSSASTGLLTSTFVVPAGASTGSTRMRVSLKYSGYSSPCETFAYGEVEDYSVNIVAAGTLEGPRNQILNMEQVVVSPNPFDQNLLISLSSKQDQQVDVSIIDVFGKKVGHSNYNALAGINAYVIETQHINSGSYFVRIESGDQVIIKKLVKIN from the coding sequence ATGTATCAAGTTAAAAAACATATGATGGCATGGATTTGCCTGCTGATGACCTCAGGTTTATTTGCCCAAGGTGTTGCGCAAATTGATTACTTTACCTACCTAACCCAACCACTGAACAAGCTAGGTCAGCAAGTAGTCGATGCACGAATGGATGCTGCCCAATTTAAGGAGGTTGCTCCATTAAGCCTAAGTAATAAAGTATATTCTTCAAATACATTTAAAAATCTGTCAAAGGCTAATTATTTAAAATTAGATCTTAAGCAATTGCCACAAATGGTTGCTGACAAATCTGAATATCTGTCTCTTCTATTACCAATAAACGATCGTGAAAAAGTTGTTTTGGATTTAATCCGTGTAGATCTTTATGCAGAAGGTTTCCATGTATTTATTTCTGAATTTCCAAATGAAGCTTTTGAATATGATCCTGGCGTGTTTTATAGAGGTGTTGTTCGAGGAAAAGAAGGTTCTTCAACAGCTGCTATAAGTGTGTTTAATGATCAGATCATAGGTATGTTTTCGACTGATGAAGGCAACACCGTATTGTATCCAATGAAAGATACAAAAGAAGAGATCTTGATTTACAACGATAAAGATATTACAGTTAACATGCCATTTAATTGTTCTACTGATGAATTATCTAATGTTTTGATAGACCCAGCACCTAAATCTGAAATGGCTGCTGGTGATTGTATTCGGGTTTACATAGAATGTGACTATGCATTATTTCAAAACAAAGGAAATGTAACTGCTACTACAAACTGGATTACATCGGTTTACAATAACGTCGCTACTTTATATACAGCTGAAAGTATTAATACTACCGTTTCTGAAGTTTATGTTTGGACCACACCTGATGCATATAGCAAAACCAGTTCCATAGATGCTTTGAATAAATTTAGAACAGATCGTGGTACATTTAATGGTGATTTGGCTCATCTAGCAGCTCTGGGTGGACAAAATATTGGTGGTGTAGCGTGGGTTGATGCATTATGTTCATCTTACAAATATGCATACAGTAACATTAGTGCTTCTTATAGTACTGTTCCAACTTATTCATGGACTATTGAAGTGATGACACATGAGATGGGACATAATATTGGATCTAATCATACTCAATGGTGTGGTTGGACTGGTGGTGCGTTAGATAATTGTTATACTACAGAAGGTGGATGTGCGCCTGGCCCACCACCGACAGGTGGCGGAACAATTATGAGTTATTGCCATCTTACCAGTTATGGTATTAATTTTAACAATGGTTTTGGAACACAACCTGGAGATAAAATTAGAGCTGAAGTTATTGCAGCAACATGTTTAGGTACTTCATGTGGTGGAGGTGGAGGTTGTGGTGTTCCAACAGGATTAGCTATTAGTGGAATTACACAAACTACAGCTACTGCAAATTGGAATTCAGTTTCTGGTGCCACTTCTTATAAGTTTTCATACAAAACAAATGCAGGTACTACATGGACAACGGTGACAACTACTAATCCAACATACAATTTAACAGGATTGTCTGCTGGCACATTATATAATACACGTGTAAAAACGATATGTGGTGCAGACTCAAGTGCTAATTCTGCTACCGTAAATTTTACAACGTCTTCTGGCGGAACATGTGGTGTTCCTACGAATTTTGCTGTGTCTAATATCACAAGTAATTCTGCAACAAGTTCATGGTCTGCAGTAAGTGGAGCAACTTCTTATAATTTTCAATATAAATTGGCGAGTTCTTCTACATGGAGCCAAGCTAATGTAACAGTTACAACTGTTAATTTAACAGGCTTATCACCTAATACGAGTTATACAATAAGAGTTCAGGCAGTTTGTCCAAGTGGAACAAGTGCTTTTACTAGTATTATAACATTTACAACTTTGAATACTTCATACTGTGTTTCTAAAGGGAATAATTCAACTTATGAATGGATTAAGAGAGTAAAATTAGGGACTATAGATCGTACTTCAGGAAGTGATGGTGGTTATTATAATGGAACTGCATTAAGCACAAACATTGCAAAGAGTAGTACACAAACTATGAATTATCAAGCTGGAACAACGGGTGCTTCAGGAACCTTGTATTGGAGAGTGTGGATCGATTATAATAGAAACAATGTATTTACAGATGCAGGTGAGCAAGTGATATCCAGATCTTCTGCCAGTACTGGATTGTTAACTTCAACATTTGTTGTACCTGCAGGTGCTTCAACAGGATCAACAAGAATGCGAGTTTCGTTAAAGTATAGTGGTTATTCTTCACCATGTGAAACATTCGCATACGGAGAAGTAGAAGATTATTCTGTAAATATCGTAGCTGCTGGAACACTTGAAGGTCCAAGAAATCAAATTCTAAATATGGAGCAAGTGGTTGTTTCTCCAAATCCTTTTGACCAGAATTTATTGATCAGTTTATCTTCAAAACAAGATCAACAAGTAGATGTTTCAATCATTGATGTATTCGGTAAAAAAGTAGGCCATTCCAATTATAATGCTTTAGCAGGAATAAATGCTTATGTTATTGAAACACAACACATCAATTCAGGAAGCTATTTTGTTAGAATTGAATCTGGTGATCAAGTGATTATAAAGAAACTCGTAAAAATTAATTAA
- a CDS encoding polysaccharide biosynthesis C-terminal domain-containing protein has product MKQVIQNQSIVYSIINYFGAFIGVFSTLYIYPSDLNLYGLYGFLTNTASLLTPFITLGFGSVLLRYFPYFENRSNGHGGFFFFILSGYGIGILCFSIIFIGTLTWLKSFFPEDTSDISEYFIYLLPLTILYVIFELFSTYCTNYKRIVIPTLLSNSMKILLPVLFVLALRHYINTSQFIYAILGYYGCIIGVVIMYLYHERLLFMRPNIKIFTHPMRHQMVVFALYSILGGASAIIALRIDTLMISSILGTAANGSFILAVFMSNVCYIPALAITEILNAPVATVSKEKDQAGLLSYYKKSTVNMLIPTLWLALILYISFDSLAMIMPNTTTIDTIKVSLGLLLIARIVDAGTGINSHILSFSKYYKVELYLLICLAILNVMFNWFLIPIYGITGAALGTCISVIVYNIAKTFLIYITMNIHPFDFKIVRLLFIGLVLLIFNYCLPNLEYPYFNIAFKSILGSILFFSAVFYYRISAELEQLLLSKWKQWSNRV; this is encoded by the coding sequence ACCTGAATCTATATGGTCTGTATGGCTTTCTGACGAATACTGCATCATTGTTGACACCCTTTATTACATTAGGATTCGGATCAGTACTCTTGCGATATTTTCCTTATTTTGAAAATCGATCCAATGGGCATGGCGGATTCTTTTTTTTTATTTTGAGTGGATATGGTATAGGCATTTTATGTTTTAGTATTATTTTTATTGGAACGCTAACTTGGTTGAAATCCTTTTTTCCGGAGGACACTTCGGACATTTCAGAATATTTTATCTATTTGTTACCACTAACTATCCTGTATGTGATTTTTGAATTGTTTAGTACCTATTGTACAAATTATAAAAGAATCGTAATCCCGACGCTACTTTCTAATAGTATGAAGATTCTACTTCCTGTTCTATTTGTACTTGCGTTAAGACATTATATCAACACATCACAATTTATTTATGCCATTTTGGGATACTACGGCTGCATTATTGGTGTCGTGATCATGTATTTATATCATGAACGTCTATTATTCATGCGTCCTAATATTAAGATCTTTACACATCCTATGCGACATCAAATGGTTGTGTTTGCTTTGTATTCTATTCTGGGTGGTGCAAGTGCAATTATCGCTTTAAGAATAGATACTTTAATGATCAGTTCAATTTTGGGAACCGCAGCAAATGGAAGTTTTATATTAGCTGTTTTCATGTCTAATGTTTGTTACATACCAGCACTTGCTATTACTGAAATTTTGAATGCTCCGGTTGCCACCGTTTCCAAAGAAAAAGATCAAGCAGGTTTGCTATCTTATTATAAAAAATCTACAGTCAATATGTTAATTCCAACTTTGTGGCTGGCTTTGATACTTTACATAAGTTTTGATTCCTTGGCTATGATTATGCCCAACACTACAACAATAGATACCATTAAAGTGAGTCTAGGTTTATTACTCATCGCCCGAATTGTAGATGCCGGAACCGGTATAAATAGCCATATTCTCTCCTTTTCTAAATACTACAAGGTGGAATTATATTTACTGATATGTTTAGCAATATTAAATGTAATGTTCAATTGGTTTTTAATTCCCATCTATGGAATCACTGGTGCAGCACTAGGAACATGTATTTCAGTCATAGTATATAATATTGCAAAAACCTTTCTGATCTACATTACTATGAATATCCACCCTTTTGATTTCAAAATTGTACGACTTTTATTTATTGGATTGGTGTTGCTGATATTTAACTATTGTCTACCAAATCTCGAATATCCATATTTCAATATTGCATTTAAAAGCATATTGGGAAGTATCTTATTTTTTAGTGCCGTTTTTTATTATAGGATTTCTGCAGAATTAGAGCAACTGCTTTTGTCAAAATGGAAACAATGGAGTAATCGGGTTTGA